A single Paraburkholderia sp. FT54 DNA region contains:
- a CDS encoding DUF3567 domain-containing protein: MQMIYNSPNYCVVEFPPQEGPLAMKSGGYEIVDKNMQREIYIDGAMAARFREHVQKLIEEEPSLDEVDEFLGQFDSLMHQPVILH; this comes from the coding sequence ATGCAAATGATCTACAACAGCCCCAACTATTGCGTCGTCGAGTTTCCGCCACAGGAAGGTCCTCTGGCCATGAAGTCAGGCGGCTACGAGATCGTCGACAAAAACATGCAGCGTGAGATCTATATCGACGGCGCAATGGCGGCGCGTTTTCGCGAGCACGTGCAGAAGTTGATCGAAGAAGAACCGTCGCTGGACGAAGTAGACGAATTCCTTGGCCAGTTCGACAGTCTGATGCATCAACCAGTGATTCTTCACTAA